The Peribacillus sp. FSL P2-0133 genome has a segment encoding these proteins:
- a CDS encoding STAS domain-containing protein has protein sequence MDKIDENLYRYILDNSSKITENWLALREKQSGSIYSMDSNEEIEKLLREQNTLTIKTVTSALLEDKTAFIETMEQWATLVAKSRVESDTPIYEVLEALNKVRETYWAFITDYMLKDTGITKDIIIRWSRLINRAFDQLNREFTEQYYLLTKERLLAQQELINELGAPVIPIVDAIAVLPLIGEIDTYRAKEILNETPSKCISKNVTHLFIDLSGVSLLDTMVAQQIYQLISTLNLLGIQSTISGIRPEVARASIQLGLDFSLVSTHSTLKQALSKQGIKLYEKK, from the coding sequence ATGGATAAAATAGATGAAAATTTATATCGATATATCCTTGATAATTCATCTAAGATTACGGAAAATTGGCTGGCTTTGAGGGAAAAGCAGTCTGGGTCCATCTATTCAATGGACTCCAATGAGGAAATTGAAAAGCTTCTTAGAGAACAGAATACATTGACCATCAAGACAGTGACAAGTGCTTTACTTGAAGATAAAACTGCTTTTATCGAAACGATGGAGCAGTGGGCCACACTTGTCGCGAAGAGCAGGGTTGAATCGGACACCCCCATTTACGAAGTGTTGGAAGCGCTTAATAAGGTTCGTGAAACATATTGGGCCTTTATCACTGATTATATGCTAAAGGATACGGGGATAACGAAGGATATAATCATCCGGTGGAGCCGGCTCATTAATCGTGCATTCGACCAGTTGAACCGTGAGTTCACAGAGCAGTATTACCTTTTGACAAAAGAACGTTTACTAGCTCAACAGGAGCTGATCAATGAACTGGGCGCACCTGTCATTCCCATTGTTGATGCCATTGCGGTATTGCCGTTAATTGGTGAAATCGATACCTATCGGGCAAAGGAAATTTTGAATGAGACTCCAAGCAAATGCATTAGCAAAAATGTCACTCACTTATTCATCGATTTATCGGGAGTCTCCCTTTTAGATACGATGGTTGCCCAACAGATCTATCAATTGATAAGTACCCTGAACCTGTTAGGCATTCAATCGACCATTTCCGGGATTCGTCCTGAAGTGGCCCGGGCATCGATTCAGTTAGGTCTTGATTTTAGTCTGGTTTCGACACATAGTACTCTTAAACAGGCCCTTTCCAAGCAAGGGATCAAACTTTACGAGAAAAAATGA
- the msrB gene encoding peptide-methionine (R)-S-oxide reductase MsrB: protein MTLAGKETAIFAGGCFWCMVAPFDEMDGIISVTSGYTGGKFAAPSYKQVITGSTDHVEAVQVVFDPSIISYKTLLEIFWRQVDPTDDEGQFSDRGKQYRAAIFYLNERQKREAEQSKEELMMSGRFKKPIVTGILPSGKFYEAEEYHQEFYRKNQFRYALYRKGSGRDAFIKENWPKDNAHLRKTLTESQFHVTQENGTEPPFDNAYWDHFEEGIYVDVVSGEPLFSSRDKYDSGCGWPSFTKPVMSASVNEKMDLSHRMTRTEVRSREADSHLGHVFPDGPSPKGTRYCINSAALRFIPRNEMEREGYGDLLLLFKMK from the coding sequence ATGACGTTGGCTGGAAAAGAAACGGCTATCTTTGCAGGAGGCTGTTTTTGGTGCATGGTTGCTCCCTTTGATGAAATGGATGGTATTATTTCAGTGACATCAGGTTATACAGGCGGTAAATTTGCCGCGCCTAGTTATAAACAAGTGATTACCGGTTCGACTGATCATGTTGAAGCGGTTCAAGTGGTATTCGATCCATCAATCATTTCCTATAAAACGTTATTGGAGATATTCTGGCGCCAAGTCGATCCTACGGATGACGAAGGACAGTTCTCGGATAGGGGAAAGCAATACAGGGCAGCCATTTTCTATCTTAATGAACGTCAGAAAAGGGAAGCAGAACAATCGAAGGAAGAATTAATGATGAGCGGGCGGTTTAAGAAACCTATTGTTACGGGTATTCTACCCTCGGGGAAATTTTACGAGGCTGAGGAATATCATCAAGAATTCTATCGGAAAAATCAGTTTCGCTATGCATTGTATCGTAAAGGTTCAGGCCGGGATGCTTTCATTAAAGAAAATTGGCCTAAGGATAATGCACATCTTAGAAAGACCTTAACGGAGAGTCAGTTTCATGTCACCCAGGAAAATGGCACGGAGCCGCCTTTCGATAATGCTTATTGGGATCACTTTGAAGAAGGCATTTATGTGGATGTCGTTTCTGGGGAGCCTCTATTCAGCTCTCGGGATAAGTATGATAGCGGTTGTGGGTGGCCAAGCTTCACCAAGCCAGTCATGTCCGCAAGTGTCAATGAAAAAATGGATCTCAGCCACCGAATGACCCGGACCGAGGTGCGCAGCAGGGAAGCCGATTCACACCTTGGACATGTTTTTCCGGATGGTCCAAGTCCTAAAGGCACGAGATATTGCATAAACTCCGCAGCCCTTCGATTCATTCCTAGAAATGAAATGGAGAGAGAGGGATATGGAGACTTATTATTACTTTTTAAAATGAAATAA
- a CDS encoding nucleoside transporter C-terminal domain-containing protein, giving the protein MKFLIAILGLLIVFGLALLASSDRKKVKIKPIILMVVIQLILTYLLLNTKFGLVIINSIADGFGKLLEWANEGITFVFGGIVNEGASPFFLNVLLPIVFISALIGILQHFKILPFIMKWIGFLLSKVNGMGKLESYNAVASAIVGQSEVFITLKKQLGAIPPSRMYTLCASAMSTVSMSIVGAYMTMIEPKYVVTAIVINMFGGFIIASIINPYTVTDEEDILPVEEGAEKQSFFEMLGEYIMDGFKVAITVAAMLIGFVALIAGINSIFDMIFGISFQDIMGYIFAPFAFIMGVPISETVTAGGIMATKLVTNEFVAMLSLGEASAALSDRTIGIVSVFLVSFANFSSIGIIAGAVKGLHEKQGNVVARFGLKLLYGATLVSILSAIIVSVIL; this is encoded by the coding sequence ATGAAATTTCTGATTGCAATTTTAGGGCTGCTTATTGTTTTTGGACTAGCTTTATTAGCCAGCAGTGACCGGAAGAAAGTTAAAATTAAACCGATCATCCTCATGGTGGTCATTCAGCTTATTTTAACTTATTTATTATTGAATACGAAGTTTGGTTTAGTGATCATCAATTCGATTGCCGATGGTTTCGGAAAACTTTTAGAATGGGCAAATGAAGGGATCACATTTGTATTTGGCGGGATTGTAAACGAAGGAGCATCGCCATTCTTTTTAAATGTCCTTCTTCCAATAGTCTTCATCTCGGCTTTAATCGGGATTTTACAGCACTTCAAGATCCTTCCGTTCATCATGAAGTGGATTGGATTCCTTCTAAGTAAGGTGAATGGGATGGGTAAATTGGAATCTTACAATGCGGTTGCATCAGCAATAGTGGGTCAATCCGAGGTTTTCATAACCTTGAAAAAACAACTCGGTGCCATTCCGCCATCTCGCATGTATACGCTTTGTGCATCAGCCATGTCAACTGTATCGATGTCGATCGTCGGTGCATATATGACGATGATTGAACCAAAGTACGTTGTGACGGCCATTGTTATTAACATGTTCGGTGGATTTATCATTGCATCCATTATCAATCCTTATACCGTAACGGATGAAGAGGATATTCTCCCTGTTGAAGAAGGGGCAGAGAAGCAGTCTTTCTTCGAAATGCTTGGGGAATATATCATGGATGGATTTAAGGTTGCTATCACTGTAGCAGCGATGTTAATTGGTTTCGTTGCTTTAATCGCAGGAATCAACAGCATATTCGACATGATCTTCGGAATCAGCTTCCAAGACATCATGGGGTATATCTTTGCACCGTTTGCCTTTATTATGGGTGTACCGATATCAGAAACCGTGACTGCTGGCGGAATCATGGCGACGAAGCTGGTAACCAATGAATTCGTTGCCATGCTGAGCCTAGGGGAAGCATCAGCAGCCTTGAGCGATAGGACGATAGGGATCGTTTCGGTTTTCTTGGTTTCATTCGCTAATTTCTCATCTATTGGAATCATTGCCGGTGCAGTCAAAGGACTTCATGAAAAACAGGGAAATGTTGTAGCCCGTTTCGGCTTGAAGCTGTTATACGGTGCGACTCTTGTCAGCATCTTATCAGCGATCATTGTAAGTGTGATACTTTAA
- a CDS encoding HAMP domain-containing sensor histidine kinase, translating to MFQKTRLQLTLLNSIVFIVLIAILSRTIYFYTENQIYMDVNDSLKQDYRDFNNGGMRGGRPQGEFLLGPGPSIIVWGPDETIIEPRLSVDNFIKVNESEFYPKRFDEIEEISVNGQTHRALSTKVDTEYGEMTVQFIRNVDTEKEMLDRLLLILFVGGGIGSLVAVGAGYLLAGRALIPVKKSWDQQQQFVSDASHEIRTPLAVIQSRADLLFQSPNATIEEKAVDISIISKEVRRLNKLVNGLLTLTRTDSNQMEVKKSNFFLDDLLLDIVEQYTDIASFQEKSIISHAPEQVVFHGDKERIHQLLVILVDNAMKFTEEGGEISLSCIKNASSIILTVEDNGKGIPQEDLPLIFNRFYQVEQSRSANEGSGLGLSIAQWIVNTHQGNIKVTSEQNERTRFEITFPRNQRKN from the coding sequence ATGTTCCAAAAAACACGACTTCAACTAACATTATTGAATTCTATCGTCTTTATTGTCTTAATAGCCATATTAAGCAGAACGATTTATTTCTATACGGAAAATCAGATCTATATGGATGTCAATGATTCACTTAAACAGGATTACAGGGATTTCAATAATGGCGGCATGCGAGGCGGACGTCCTCAAGGTGAGTTTCTTTTAGGACCTGGGCCAAGCATCATCGTTTGGGGACCGGATGAGACGATCATTGAGCCAAGACTGAGTGTAGACAATTTTATTAAGGTTAATGAATCGGAATTTTACCCTAAAAGATTTGATGAGATTGAAGAAATATCGGTAAATGGGCAGACGCATCGTGCACTTTCCACCAAGGTCGATACAGAGTATGGAGAGATGACGGTACAATTCATCAGGAATGTGGATACAGAAAAAGAAATGCTCGATCGCTTGCTGCTCATATTGTTTGTTGGTGGGGGAATTGGAAGTCTAGTGGCGGTAGGCGCTGGCTATCTTCTGGCAGGACGGGCCCTGATTCCGGTCAAGAAATCCTGGGATCAGCAGCAGCAGTTTGTCTCGGATGCTTCGCATGAAATTCGAACGCCGCTTGCTGTCATTCAATCGCGGGCTGATTTGCTATTTCAATCACCGAACGCGACAATCGAGGAAAAAGCCGTTGATATATCCATCATTTCGAAAGAAGTCCGGCGATTGAATAAGCTTGTTAACGGACTTTTAACCTTAACCAGAACGGATTCGAATCAGATGGAGGTTAAGAAATCGAATTTTTTCCTTGATGACTTACTTTTGGATATCGTGGAACAGTATACGGATATAGCTTCTTTTCAAGAGAAATCAATCATTAGCCATGCTCCCGAACAGGTGGTGTTTCATGGCGATAAAGAGAGAATTCATCAGCTATTGGTGATCTTGGTGGATAATGCCATGAAATTTACCGAGGAAGGCGGGGAGATTTCCCTATCCTGCATCAAAAATGCTTCATCCATCATTCTTACTGTAGAGGATAATGGAAAAGGCATTCCGCAGGAAGATCTCCCCTTGATTTTTAACCGTTTTTATCAAGTCGAGCAATCCCGTTCAGCAAATGAAGGCTCCGGTTTAGGTTTATCCATAGCCCAATGGATTGTAAACACACATCAAGGGAACATCAAGGTTACAAGTGAACAGAATGAACGCACCCGTTTTGAAATCACTTTTCCGAGAAATCAAAGGAAAAATTAA
- a CDS encoding response regulator transcription factor, translating to MKVLVVEDNVSLLESIRQILTDEYEVDTADNGEDGLFMAQQSIYDIIILDVMLPGIDGFEIVRKIREAKIDTSVLFLTAKDALEDRVRGLEMGGDDYLVKPFQAPELKARIRALLRRSGIITLEQHVKYRNIELLEKEKDILVDGKVIKMTLKQFELLEYLIQNNGKILTREQIFDRIWGFDSDTTIAIVEVFIHHLRKKLELFNYHKDIQTVRGIGYMLKQP from the coding sequence ATGAAGGTTTTGGTGGTAGAAGATAATGTTTCATTATTAGAATCGATCCGACAAATTTTGACAGATGAATATGAAGTGGATACAGCCGATAATGGGGAAGATGGGTTATTCATGGCTCAGCAAAGTATATACGATATCATCATTTTGGATGTAATGCTTCCGGGAATCGATGGATTTGAAATCGTACGGAAAATCAGGGAAGCAAAAATAGATACAAGTGTCTTGTTTTTGACGGCAAAAGATGCACTTGAGGATCGTGTCAGGGGATTGGAAATGGGTGGCGATGATTATTTAGTCAAGCCGTTTCAGGCACCGGAACTTAAGGCCAGGATTCGTGCCCTGCTTCGAAGGAGTGGCATAATAACGCTTGAGCAGCATGTGAAATACCGCAATATTGAACTGTTGGAAAAAGAAAAGGATATTTTGGTTGATGGAAAGGTCATTAAAATGACCTTGAAACAGTTTGAATTACTGGAATACCTAATTCAAAATAATGGGAAAATACTGACCCGTGAGCAGATTTTCGACCGTATTTGGGGGTTTGATTCAGATACGACGATTGCCATTGTTGAAGTGTTCATCCATCACCTTAGAAAAAAACTGGAACTTTTCAATTACCATAAAGATATTCAAACCGTTCGGGGTATTGGTTATATGCTAAAACAACCATAA
- a CDS encoding ABC transporter permease — protein MKTEVIGLNLSESMKMAIRSIKTNKVRAFLTMLGIIIGVASVIVLVSIGQGSSQSVQDEINSLGTNLITVSVTDTDSVELTDDTIEQFKELNGISEVAPVVTGRVYAKNGEATAQVSMTGATSSYLSVRDLELSQGRFLTDMETELRSKVVVLGSDTANTLFENQKAVDQNVLIGGVSYRVIGVLKSVGTSMGSSGDDVIIAPITTAERATGSTTIGTVYLKAENENIIDRVMYQVQGAMTTSFPEQSDNYSVSNQEDLMDTMSSVSDTFTLMLGGIASISLLVGGIGIMNIMLVSVSERTKEIGIRKAIGANRKSILLQFLIEAMVLSCLGGLLGVGIGLGIAKLISVFSSLTISYSWSVTLFAFLFSILIGIMFGVFPANKASKLNPIQALRHE, from the coding sequence TTGAAAACGGAGGTGATTGGATTGAATCTGAGCGAATCAATGAAGATGGCTATACGCAGTATCAAAACCAATAAAGTCAGAGCATTTTTAACCATGCTTGGGATCATAATTGGAGTTGCCTCCGTAATCGTTTTGGTTTCGATCGGGCAGGGTTCCTCACAGTCCGTTCAGGATGAGATCAATAGCCTGGGAACGAATCTGATAACGGTAAGTGTCACGGATACTGACTCCGTGGAGCTGACGGATGATACAATTGAACAGTTTAAAGAGCTGAACGGGATATCGGAAGTGGCGCCTGTGGTCACCGGACGCGTTTATGCAAAAAATGGAGAAGCTACGGCACAGGTTTCAATGACCGGTGCAACTTCATCCTACTTATCAGTTAGGGATCTGGAGCTCAGCCAAGGTCGGTTTTTGACGGATATGGAAACGGAATTACGCTCCAAGGTCGTTGTCCTGGGGTCGGATACAGCCAACACGCTTTTTGAAAATCAAAAAGCTGTGGACCAGAACGTGCTTATCGGCGGTGTTTCCTATCGCGTGATCGGTGTGCTGAAATCGGTAGGCACCTCAATGGGATCGAGCGGGGATGATGTAATCATTGCCCCGATCACCACTGCCGAAAGGGCTACAGGCAGCACGACAATCGGAACCGTATATTTAAAAGCGGAGAACGAGAATATCATAGATAGGGTGATGTACCAGGTCCAGGGTGCGATGACCACATCATTCCCAGAACAAAGTGATAACTATTCGGTGTCCAATCAAGAAGATCTGATGGATACAATGAGCTCTGTGTCGGATACGTTCACACTCATGCTTGGCGGTATTGCCAGTATTTCGTTACTGGTGGGCGGAATTGGAATCATGAATATCATGTTGGTTTCCGTCTCAGAGAGAACGAAGGAAATCGGGATTAGAAAAGCAATTGGGGCAAATCGGAAATCGATTCTTCTTCAGTTTTTAATTGAAGCGATGGTCCTGAGCTGCTTAGGGGGACTATTGGGAGTTGGAATTGGATTGGGAATCGCAAAATTGATTTCAGTTTTTTCAAGTTTAACGATCAGTTATTCATGGTCGGTAACACTGTTTGCCTTCTTATTCTCCATTTTAATCGGGATAATGTTTGGCGTATTTCCTGCCAATAAGGCATCCAAGTTAAATCCAATCCAGGCACTGCGTCACGAATGA
- a CDS encoding ABC transporter ATP-binding protein — MAKPIIKIKNMSKSYELGGETVKALQDVCLTIDKGDFISIIGPSGSGKSTFMNMIGCLDKPDIGEYLLDGKEVEKMKDNELAAIRNIKIGFIFQNFNLLAKLTALENVELPLVYRGASVKERREVANACLDMVGLSDRKNHLPTQLSGGQQQRVAIARALAGNPPVLLADEPTGALDSKTSKEVLQMLKELNEKGQTIILITHDLEVAKEATRVVRIQDGQLFENGGDWIESERINEDGYTQYQNQ, encoded by the coding sequence ATGGCGAAACCCATCATAAAAATTAAGAACATGTCTAAATCATATGAATTGGGCGGCGAAACGGTTAAGGCACTTCAAGATGTATGTCTTACAATCGATAAAGGCGATTTCATTTCGATCATCGGTCCTTCTGGGTCAGGGAAATCGACGTTCATGAATATGATTGGCTGCCTTGACAAGCCTGACATAGGTGAATATCTTCTTGATGGAAAAGAAGTGGAAAAGATGAAGGATAATGAGTTAGCTGCCATTCGTAATATTAAAATAGGATTTATCTTTCAAAATTTTAACCTGTTGGCAAAACTGACAGCGTTGGAAAATGTCGAACTTCCCCTGGTTTATAGAGGGGCAAGCGTGAAGGAAAGAAGAGAAGTGGCCAATGCATGCCTTGATATGGTAGGCCTGAGTGACCGGAAGAATCATCTGCCGACCCAACTGTCGGGCGGACAGCAGCAAAGAGTTGCGATTGCAAGGGCACTTGCCGGTAACCCTCCCGTTTTATTGGCGGATGAGCCGACAGGGGCCCTGGATAGTAAAACGAGTAAAGAAGTGCTGCAGATGCTGAAAGAATTGAACGAAAAGGGACAAACAATCATTCTTATAACCCATGACTTGGAAGTGGCAAAAGAAGCGACTCGTGTCGTCCGGATACAGGATGGTCAGCTATTTGAAAACGGAGGTGATTGGATTGAATCTGAGCGAATCAATGAAGATGGCTATACGCAGTATCAAAACCAATAA
- a CDS encoding efflux RND transporter periplasmic adaptor subunit, with protein MKKMIMICTVLVLAIGGCAWFFMRDNAEPVIAKSVTATVEKGDLEVQISGSGSVAAINSEDITSSVTGEVDEVLVDKNELVEKGDELITFTDGSDPITAPFDGTVTTMDVEEGDRVSSSEVLAHVTDYKKLKTTISVDELDVPSVKKGQTVEIKASAFEDETFTGEVTSVAKEGTYENGVSSFDVTIKIDKPGDIKIGMSTEVSILTNSVKDALYVPIEAVQMDGEEKYVNIQQSGTTEGTASTKTAVETGISNDRYIEITSGLEEGQSVSLPITINESSTGSGGDGMRGGQGGEIRMPSGSGMQSGGMPNGGGMQSGKGGQ; from the coding sequence ATGAAAAAGATGATAATGATATGTACGGTTTTAGTGCTGGCGATTGGGGGATGCGCTTGGTTTTTCATGAGGGACAATGCTGAGCCTGTCATTGCAAAGTCGGTGACCGCTACAGTTGAAAAGGGAGATCTTGAAGTTCAAATAAGCGGTTCCGGATCGGTCGCCGCTATCAATAGTGAGGACATCACTTCCTCTGTAACGGGTGAAGTGGATGAAGTCCTTGTAGATAAGAATGAATTGGTTGAGAAAGGTGATGAACTTATTACCTTCACGGATGGAAGTGACCCGATAACGGCCCCATTCGATGGTACGGTTACAACAATGGATGTAGAAGAAGGGGATCGTGTATCAAGCAGTGAAGTGTTGGCACATGTTACGGATTATAAAAAATTGAAAACCACGATCAGTGTTGATGAATTGGATGTTCCAAGTGTTAAAAAAGGACAAACAGTTGAAATTAAAGCCAGTGCTTTTGAAGATGAAACATTTACGGGGGAAGTGACCAGTGTAGCAAAGGAAGGTACATATGAGAATGGAGTTTCTTCGTTCGATGTCACTATCAAAATTGACAAACCCGGCGATATAAAAATTGGGATGTCGACTGAAGTGAGCATTTTGACGAATAGTGTAAAAGATGCTTTATATGTTCCGATTGAAGCAGTCCAAATGGACGGTGAAGAGAAATATGTAAATATACAACAATCCGGTACAACTGAAGGAACTGCTAGTACAAAGACAGCGGTTGAGACTGGGATCAGCAATGATAGGTATATTGAAATAACTTCGGGTCTTGAAGAGGGCCAGTCTGTTTCCTTGCCAATTACCATCAATGAAAGCTCGACTGGAAGTGGCGGCGATGGAATGAGGGGAGGCCAAGGAGGCGAAATACGAATGCCGAGCGGCAGCGGAATGCAAAGCGGCGGGATGCCAAACGGTGGCGGAATGCAAAGCGGCAAGGGAGGTCAGTAA
- a CDS encoding DUF485 domain-containing protein, whose translation MASNDSIAKETEGSASTDYTKIVQSQSFQELLRKKRNFIVPLSIFFMVFYFTLPILTSYSKVLNSIAFGTISWAWIFAFAQFIMTWTLCILYSKKAATFDRLVEKIVKEAKG comes from the coding sequence TTGGCATCAAACGATTCAATCGCTAAGGAAACCGAGGGAAGCGCTTCCACGGATTACACCAAGATTGTCCAATCACAATCTTTTCAAGAACTCTTAAGGAAAAAACGCAATTTCATCGTCCCGCTATCCATCTTTTTCATGGTCTTTTATTTCACCTTACCCATACTAACTTCCTATTCTAAAGTTCTTAACTCAATTGCTTTCGGGACAATCAGCTGGGCCTGGATTTTTGCCTTTGCTCAATTTATCATGACCTGGACATTATGCATCCTCTATTCCAAAAAAGCTGCGACATTTGACCGATTAGTGGAAAAAATCGTTAAAGAAGCGAAAGGATAA
- a CDS encoding cation acetate symporter, translating to MNILAFILFLIIVGLTLVITYFASRRTKTTADFYTADSSLTGWQNGWAIAGDYMSAASFLGIAGMVALSGFDGFFYSIGFLVAYLVVLYIVAEPLRNLGKYTLADMIAARFNEKKVRGVAALNTISISTFYMIAQLVGAGALIKLLLGIDYLYSVIIVGILMTVYVVFGGMTATSWVQIVKAVLLMAGTFIISIIVLAKFDFSVIEMFKQMKTATPLGGDFLNPGNKFKDPLDTLSLNLALVLGTAGLPHILIRFFTVKDAITARKSVVYATWIIGIFYIMTIFLGFGAAAFVGYDKIIGANAAGNMAAPLLAEAIGGDFLFAFVSAVAFATILAVVAGLVLSAASAFAHDFYGHIIRKGQATDKEQVVAARWASIGVSVLSIILALFAQNMNVAFLVSLAFAVAASANLPIIVFTVFWKRFNTAGAVTGMLVGLVSSLLLVFLSPNVWSPVEGAAIFVGEPLFPLANPGIISIPIGFIAAIAGTLLSSKKADAKKFDEILVTANTGMKDPI from the coding sequence ATGAATATACTTGCTTTTATATTATTCCTAATCATTGTCGGACTAACATTGGTCATTACCTATTTTGCTTCACGGCGCACCAAAACGACCGCGGACTTTTATACGGCGGACAGCAGCCTTACCGGCTGGCAGAATGGCTGGGCCATTGCGGGAGATTATATGTCCGCTGCCTCATTTTTGGGAATAGCCGGCATGGTCGCACTCTCTGGATTTGATGGTTTTTTCTATAGCATAGGTTTTCTGGTTGCGTATCTGGTCGTTCTTTATATCGTGGCCGAACCGCTCCGTAACCTTGGCAAGTATACATTGGCGGACATGATCGCTGCCCGTTTCAATGAAAAGAAAGTACGCGGGGTCGCTGCCCTTAACACCATTTCCATTTCAACTTTTTATATGATCGCCCAATTAGTCGGTGCAGGTGCCCTTATAAAACTCTTACTTGGAATTGATTATCTTTACTCAGTCATCATTGTAGGCATTTTAATGACCGTATACGTCGTATTTGGCGGTATGACGGCCACCAGTTGGGTCCAAATCGTTAAAGCCGTTTTATTGATGGCAGGTACATTCATCATCTCCATCATCGTGTTGGCGAAATTCGACTTTAGCGTGATCGAGATGTTCAAGCAGATGAAAACAGCCACTCCTTTGGGCGGGGATTTCCTCAACCCCGGTAACAAATTCAAGGATCCATTGGATACTTTATCCCTTAATTTAGCGCTTGTACTCGGTACAGCTGGACTTCCTCACATTCTCATCCGTTTCTTTACGGTGAAAGACGCCATCACAGCCAGAAAGTCCGTAGTATATGCCACTTGGATCATTGGCATCTTTTATATAATGACCATTTTCCTGGGATTTGGAGCGGCAGCTTTTGTTGGATACGACAAAATCATAGGCGCGAATGCGGCCGGGAATATGGCTGCTCCGCTGCTTGCCGAAGCCATTGGGGGTGACTTCCTGTTCGCCTTTGTCTCTGCAGTTGCTTTCGCTACCATTTTAGCGGTTGTAGCAGGCCTCGTTCTATCGGCAGCATCTGCCTTTGCCCATGACTTCTATGGCCACATCATCCGGAAGGGCCAAGCCACTGACAAGGAACAAGTCGTTGCTGCTCGTTGGGCATCGATTGGAGTGTCCGTCCTCTCCATCATCCTTGCCTTATTTGCCCAAAACATGAATGTCGCCTTCCTTGTTTCACTTGCCTTTGCCGTCGCTGCCAGTGCCAATCTTCCCATCATTGTCTTCACGGTATTCTGGAAACGTTTTAACACAGCTGGGGCTGTCACGGGCATGTTAGTCGGACTGGTCAGTTCTTTATTGCTTGTGTTCCTGAGTCCCAATGTCTGGTCACCGGTGGAGGGAGCGGCAATATTCGTTGGGGAGCCATTATTCCCGCTTGCCAATCCAGGCATCATCTCCATCCCGATTGGTTTTATCGCAGCCATCGCCGGAACACTTCTGTCAAGCAAGAAAGCTGATGCAAAAAAATTCGACGAAATTTTGGTTACAGCCAACACCGGGATGAAAGATCCTATATAA
- a CDS encoding threonine/serine exporter family protein → MMIAQLITSFIASAAFGVIFNVPKNSLFQCGFVGMLGWILYFVLVENEINSIIATLSAAFIVAVISQYFAKRYKTPITIFNVSGIIPLVPGGLSYDAMKHFVGNDFYVAVQLAAKVFMLAGAIAMGLIFAEVMNQLVTKYNRRKLRLRS, encoded by the coding sequence ATGATGATTGCACAGCTTATTACAAGTTTCATTGCCTCAGCCGCCTTTGGAGTCATCTTCAATGTACCAAAGAATTCATTGTTTCAATGTGGTTTCGTAGGGATGTTAGGGTGGATATTATACTTTGTTCTGGTTGAAAATGAGATAAACAGCATCATTGCAACATTATCGGCTGCATTTATCGTTGCTGTTATCAGCCAGTATTTTGCTAAAAGGTATAAAACGCCGATCACGATTTTCAATGTATCGGGAATCATCCCCCTCGTGCCTGGAGGTTTGTCGTATGATGCGATGAAGCACTTTGTCGGAAATGATTTCTATGTCGCCGTTCAGTTGGCCGCCAAGGTCTTCATGCTGGCTGGTGCCATTGCGATGGGGCTGATCTTTGCAGAAGTCATGAACCAGTTAGTAACTAAGTACAATAGAAGGAAGTTAAGATTGAGAAGTTAG